In Euwallacea fornicatus isolate EFF26 chromosome 2, ASM4011564v1, whole genome shotgun sequence, one genomic interval encodes:
- the LOC136345265 gene encoding lipase 1-like produces MSFNYYVWLMMVTVTLAKHPDENLSITQLIRRRGYAAEAHVVTTSDGYMLKTFRIPQRRNATSPKKVALLVHGLASSADDWVTLGQDALPYLLTDNGFDVWLFNARGTRHGRSHQTWDPDEDVSKFWNFSWDEIGVYDVPANIEYILEKTGSANVYYVGHSQGCTALLVMMSQRPDMREKVLVASFLAPAAYFENIKDTMLLKLTTLLYSPYARNVIFYEFPPKTIFYTNNMAKELCSFPGLSLLCYNAIYFGVQLKDHPIDQSLVPIIAQHAPSTFSTKQIHHYSQIMETGEFKRFDYGSKGNLKRYGTRKAPKYNLTAITAPMMIFYGTGDYLASPKSVKRLAAEMTNNEKTVTEVPYAGFDHIDFLWARNAKQLLYDKILEEFKKYFGK; encoded by the exons ATGAGTTTCAACTATTATGTGTGGCTGATGATGGTGACCGTAACGCTGGCCAAGCATCCCGATGAGAATCTTTCAATT ACCCAATTGATCAGAAGACGAGGATATGCAGCGGAGGCTCATGTAGTTACTACCTCAGATGGTTACATGCTGAAGACCTTCAGAATCCCCCAGAGGCGCAACGCCACCTCACCTAAAAAGGTGGCTCTTTTGGTTCATGGCTTGGCATCATCGGCAGACGATTGGGTCACCCTAGGGCAAGACGCCTTGCCTTATTTGCTCACAGACAATGGTTTTGATGTCTGGCTATTCAACGCCAGGGGCACTAGGCACGGACGCAGCCACCAGACATGGGATCCCGATGAAGACGTCAGCaaattttggaacttttc GTGGGATGAAATTGGAGTTTATGATGTACCAGCCAATATAGAGTATATTCTGGAGAAAACCGGATCTGCAAACGTGTATTATGTAGGGCACTCGCAGGGCTGCACTGCGTTACTCGTGATGATGTCTCAAAGGCCCGACATGAGGGAGAAGGTGTTGGTGGCATCTTTTCTGGCTCCTGCCGCTTACTTCGAAAATATCAAGGACACTATGCTTTTGAAGTTAACCACCTTGTTGTATTCG CCCTACGCCCGCAACGTCATTTTCTACGAATTTCCCCCTAAAACAATCTTTTACACCAACAACATGGCCAAAGAGCTCTGCTCTTTTCCCGGTCTAAGCCTCCTCTGCTACAACGCCATTTATTTCGGCGTCCAGTTAAAGGACCACCCCATTGACCAGTCTCTGGTGCCCATCATCGCCCAGCATGCGCCCAGCACTTTCTCCACCAAGCAGATCCATCACTATTCGCAAATAATGGAGACTGGGGAGTTCAAACGGTTCGATTATGGTTCGAAGGGGAATCTTAAGAGATATGGAACTAGGAAGGCGCCCAAGTATAATTTAACGGCGATCACCGCGCCCATGATGATTTTCTATGGTACTGGGGACTATTTGGCGAGTCCGAAG AGTGTGAAAAGGTTAGCTGCGGAGATGACCAATAACGAGAAGACGGTGACTGAAGTGCCTTACGCCGGGTTTGACCACATTGACTTCTTGTGGGCTAGAAATGCGAAGCAGCTGCTGTATGATAAAATTTTGGAGGAATTCAAGaagtattttggaaaataa
- the Vps24 gene encoding charged multivesicular body protein 3, with the protein MGLFGKSNQRNPKDMVTEWNHKLRKEGYQLDRQINSIKREEEKVKRSLKEAAKKGDKDTCTILAKEILRARKAINKIYTSKAHLNSVMLQMKNQLATLRVAGSLQKSTEVMSAMQSLIRVPEVTHTMQEMSKEMMKAGIIEEMLDETFEDIEDSEEMEEAAQSEIDKVLFEITEGKIGEAPLPPSDPAEKDKIKEGPSGEEEDERELEEMQSRLAALKTS; encoded by the coding sequence ATGGGTCTATTTGGTAAATCCAACCAACGGAACCCCAAAGACATGGTTACTGAATGGAACCATAAGCTCCGCAAAGAGGGATACCAGTTAGACAGGCAGATAAACTCCATTAAACGTGAAGAAGAGAAGGTAAAACGGTCCCTAAAAGAGGCAGCCAAAAAGGGGGACAAGGACACCTGCACCATCCTTGCTAAAGAGATCCTCAGGGCCCGTAAAGCTATCAACAAAATCTACACGTCTAAGGCGCATTTAAACTCTGTGATGCTGCAAATGAAGAATCAATTGGCCACTCTCCGAGTAGCAGGTTCATTGCAAAAATCTACAGAAGTAATGTCAGCAATGCAGTCTTTGATCAGAGTACCAGAAGTCACACACACAATGCAGGAAATGTCTAAGGAGATGATGAAGGCAGGAATCATTGAGGAGATGCTTGATGAGACTTTTGAAGATATTGAGGATAGCGAAGAGATGGAAGAAGCAGCACAGAGCGAGATAGATAAAGTACTCTTTGAGATTACTGAAGGGAAGATTGGAGAGGCCCCTCTGCCTCCGTCAGATCCTGCTGAGAAGGACAAAATAAAAGAGGGGCCTTCTGGAGAAGAGGAGGATGAGAGAGAGCTTGAGGAAATGCAGAGCAGATTGGCAGCTTTAAAGACATCTTAG
- the LOC136345244 gene encoding uncharacterized protein produces the protein MNFSLTKRTWLSSANCYNSLVRYVTSNNSALMCRGDVWKPTSEVQPNAPDVLLNRLRASSSTSRLLQLVRENYKKMDEKHTVQALKALFMLQKDGNSDLSTEKLMGHPDFEKICRNIKRYSGIVDINDAIDALKTLSYVGVKSYSMIVQVLLQIVRGNVNQLSIPQVLFLNFLLMDMENTPLVEALRIALPMVFEINVKKKMNNTNPVQMTDCLYYAIKKNLSQETVNFILEKLETYPGEFDGNTARGILNAVCLLPRNPIYQTIVNRVSTDLVVNIENVAIINMEICLNRLTHHYTNRCKFYYQEVLFDTCANYIIDHNIGYKRALGVARNMARLHHFHQRLSDYISTCIYRDPDIKKDSADIYSIAVFLALTDYKPAHWEHLKEWIKKCKELAVENRKEIIWARFASALCLLDIYKIDVLGRALNEEYVRHLLEKKFHSNFEQYSFTWQCISTYKPDLAELLPNLDPKDLVVDFAKNLEPSLEGAMHKALGGEQFVLTNLYSKLGVHIDHAVIFSNGTPVPFETKRVQFVEDIKLENDSQQLVLIWSGKSYYYTINTEQLRAIPAKSLKILEDSLKCTVIPVYIDKWLNLDEFEKIPWLLRELKERLNLDLNIAAQSII, from the exons ATGAACTTCTCCCTCACTAAAAGAACATGGCTTTCGTCAGCGAATTGCTACAACTCCTTAGTGCGTTACGTTACGAGCAATAACAGTGCTTTAATGTGCCGAG GAGATGTTTGGAAACCCACTTCAGAGGTTCAACCAAATGCGCCGGATGTACTTTTGAACCGTTTACGGGCGTCCAGCTCTACTTCACGCTTATTGCAACTTGTCCGtgaaaattacaagaaaatggACGAAAAGCACACGGTGCAAGCTCTTAAGGCCTTGTTTATGCTTCAAAAGGATGGAAA TTCTGATCTGTCTACGGAGAAACTGATGGGGCACccagattttgagaaaatctgCAGGAATATTAAACGTTATTCAGGGATTGTGGATATTAATGACGCTATAGATGCCCTTAAAACTCTTTCCTATGTTGGAGTGAAGAGTTACAGTATGATAGTGCAGGTTCTCCTGCAGATAGTTCGAGGAAACGTGAATCAATTGAGTATTCCTCaagttttatttctgaattttctTCTGATGGATATGGAAAACACTCCCTTGGTTGAAGCCCTTCGCATCGCCCTTCCCATGGTATTCGAAATcaatgttaagaaaaaaatgaacaataccaATCCAGTTCAAATGACTGACTGTCTATACTAcgcaataaagaaaaatctctCTCAAGAGACCGTCAATTTTATTCTCGAAAAGCTGGAAACGTATCCAGGGGAGTTTGACGGAAATACCGCTAGGGGAATTTTGAACGCCGTCTGTCTGTTGCCAAGAAACCCCATTTATCAAACAATAGTGAACAGAGTTTCCACTGATCTTGTGGTGAACATAGAGAATGTGGCTATAATTAACATGGAAATATGTCTGAATCGACTGACGCACCATTACACAAATAGGTGCAAGTTCTACTACCAGGAGGTGCTGTTTGATACTTGTGCAAACTACATTATTGATCACAATATTGGTTATAAGAGGGCGCTTGGAGTGGCGAGAAATATGGCGCGATtg CACCACTTCCATCAAAGATTGTCTGATTACATATCCACGTGTATCTACCGAGATCCCGATATTAAGAAGGATAGTGCTGACATCTACAGTATTGCGGTGTTTTTAGCTCTGACCGACTACAAACCTGCGCATTGGGAGCATTTGAAGGAGTGGATTAAAAAGTGCAAGGAATTGGCAGTTGAGAACAGAAAAGAGATCATTTGGGCGCGATTTGCGTCTGCGCTGTGTTTGTTGGacatttataaaattgatgtGCTGGGGCGGGCTTTGAATGAAGAGTATGTGAGGCATTTGCTGGAGAAGA aatttcatTCGAACTTCGAGCAATACTCTTTCACCTGGCAATGCATCTCTACCTACAAGCCGGATTTGGCGGAACTGTTGCCCAATTTGGACCCGAAAGATCTAGTTGTTGATTTCGCAAAAAATCTAGAACCTTCCTTGGAGGGAGCGATGCACAAGGCTTTGGGAGGGGAGCAATTTGTTCTTACAAATTTGTATTCGAAATTAGGCGTTCATATAG aTCATGCTGTAATCTTTAGTAATGGCACTCCAGTACCATTTGAGACAAAGAGAGTCCAATTTGTGGAAGACATTAAGCTCGAGAATGACAGTCAACAATT agttCTTATATGGTCAGGTAAGAGTTACTACTACACAATCAACACTGAACAGCTACGAGCAATTCCTGCGAAGAGCCTTAAAATATTAGAAGACTCTCTTAAGTGCACTGTTATTCCTGTGTATATAGACAAGTGGCTGAATTTAGATGAGTTTGAAAAAATCCCATGGTTGTTACGGGAGCTTAAGGAGAGActtaatttagatttaaatattGCTGCCCAAAGTATAATATGA